A genomic region of Brevibacillus sp. JNUCC-41 contains the following coding sequences:
- the gcvT gene encoding glycine cleavage system aminomethyltransferase GcvT, with protein MTNLKRTPLFEVYREYGGKTIDFGGWELPVQFSGIKDEHEAVRTKSGLFDVSHMGEVDVKGPGSLSFLQKMLTNDISKLQQGGAQYTAMCYENGGTVDDLIVYKRAEDDYLLVVNAANTEKDFNWLQANLTEDVQITNVSSDYTQLALQGPSAEKILQKLSGNTDLSEIGFFKFKENVLINGISTLVSRTGYTGEDGFEIYSDSENGPALWKAIMEAGKEEGVQPIGLGARDTLRFEAKLPLYGQELSADITPIEAGIGFAVKVDKEADFFGKAVLAEQKENGAPRKLVGIEMIDRGIPRHGYKIYSGDKVIGEVTTGTQSPTLKKNVGLVLIDKEFSVLDAEVEVEIRSKRLKAVIIQTPFYKKPRK; from the coding sequence TTGACCAATTTAAAAAGAACACCACTATTCGAGGTTTATCGTGAATACGGAGGTAAAACGATCGATTTTGGCGGCTGGGAACTTCCTGTCCAATTTTCGGGTATCAAGGACGAACATGAAGCCGTACGTACAAAATCGGGGTTATTCGATGTTTCCCATATGGGGGAAGTCGATGTTAAGGGTCCTGGGAGCCTTTCCTTTTTACAGAAAATGCTCACTAATGATATATCAAAGCTGCAGCAGGGCGGTGCCCAATATACCGCCATGTGTTATGAAAACGGAGGCACGGTTGATGATCTTATCGTGTATAAAAGGGCAGAGGACGACTATCTGCTCGTGGTCAATGCAGCGAATACAGAAAAAGATTTCAATTGGCTTCAAGCTAATTTAACGGAAGATGTCCAAATTACGAATGTATCGAGTGACTATACACAGCTGGCACTTCAAGGACCATCTGCAGAAAAGATATTACAAAAACTATCGGGAAATACTGACTTAAGTGAAATTGGATTTTTCAAGTTCAAGGAAAATGTCCTGATTAACGGTATCTCCACGCTGGTATCCCGTACTGGATACACTGGTGAAGATGGTTTTGAGATATATAGTGACAGTGAAAATGGTCCTGCCCTTTGGAAGGCGATTATGGAAGCCGGAAAGGAAGAGGGGGTTCAGCCGATTGGTTTAGGTGCTCGTGATACCCTGCGTTTTGAAGCGAAACTGCCGCTTTATGGGCAGGAGCTTTCAGCGGACATCACCCCGATAGAAGCCGGTATTGGTTTTGCAGTGAAAGTGGATAAGGAAGCGGATTTTTTCGGGAAAGCCGTTCTTGCTGAGCAAAAGGAGAATGGAGCTCCCCGCAAGCTTGTGGGAATTGAAATGATTGACCGTGGCATTCCGCGTCATGGGTATAAGATCTACAGCGGTGATAAAGTCATTGGTGAGGTCACGACCGGTACCCAATCACCCACGTTGAAGAAAAACGTGGGATTGGTACTTATCGATAAGGAATTTTCGGTACTGGATGCGGAAGTAGAAGTGGAAATCCGTTCCAAGCGTTTGAAAGCCGTTATCATACAAACACCTTTTTATAAAAAACCACGTAAATAG